A portion of the Chlamydia caviae GPIC genome contains these proteins:
- a CDS encoding esterase/lipase family protein, with protein sequence MNKFLLILLFLISGTSLLADTSIIQTLPSGIDGIKETSQQKESVICVHAFLRSYRSLKPIGNVLEKENYDVFIWNYETRKFTLERHADHLVKLIKKIAELKPGVPINFVTHSIGGVIVRVALAKPDCPQEAKCGKAILMAPPNAGSTLARRYRSLALVQFVFGGKLGRQLLTYCPRKMLDVGKLPSTVDVLILSGNKRSKFLPFRLESENDGKVCTFETRLDTPHKGYVINTNHTYIIANKKSIFLMREFLKHGNKTAAIEQVPEEIEQKVKENKQKSSRLNTSKNKDIYVIHCFGSHPYNLYGFPKTWKPNSQQKSGTNPETLGK encoded by the coding sequence ATGAATAAATTCTTATTAATTTTACTCTTCTTAATATCTGGAACGTCCCTTTTAGCGGATACTTCTATAATTCAAACTCTTCCTTCCGGAATTGATGGGATTAAGGAAACATCGCAGCAAAAAGAATCTGTAATCTGCGTTCACGCATTTTTAAGATCTTACAGGTCATTAAAACCTATCGGTAATGTCTTAGAGAAAGAAAATTACGACGTATTTATCTGGAACTATGAAACTCGCAAATTTACATTAGAGAGACATGCGGATCATCTTGTTAAACTCATCAAAAAGATCGCGGAGTTAAAGCCTGGTGTCCCCATCAATTTCGTAACACATTCTATAGGAGGTGTTATTGTTCGTGTGGCCTTGGCAAAACCTGACTGCCCTCAAGAAGCAAAATGTGGTAAAGCTATACTTATGGCTCCTCCAAATGCAGGATCTACATTAGCAAGACGTTATAGATCTTTAGCGCTTGTACAATTCGTTTTCGGAGGTAAATTAGGCAGACAATTGCTCACCTATTGCCCAAGAAAAATGCTAGATGTTGGCAAACTGCCTTCTACAGTAGATGTTCTTATACTCAGTGGAAATAAACGCAGTAAGTTTCTCCCCTTCCGTTTAGAAAGCGAAAATGACGGAAAGGTATGCACATTTGAGACTCGCCTAGACACTCCTCACAAAGGGTACGTGATCAATACCAATCACACCTATATCATTGCAAACAAGAAATCTATTTTCCTTATGAGGGAGTTTTTAAAACACGGAAATAAAACCGCAGCTATAGAACAAGTCCCTGAAGAAATAGAGCAAAAAGTAAAGGAAAATAAACAAAAGAGCTCTAGACTAAATACGAGCAAAAACAAGGATATCTATGTTATCCATTGTTTTGGCTCTCATCCTTACAATCTCTATGGTTTTCCAAAAACCTGGAAACCTAACTCGCAACAAAAAAGCGGAACAAATCCTGAAACGTTAGGAAAATAA
- the recF gene encoding DNA replication/repair protein RecF (All proteins in this family for which functions are known are DNA-binding proteins that assist the filamentation of RecA onto DNA for the initiation of recombination or recombinational repair.) encodes MKILSLRLKNFRNYKEAEVSLSPDMNYIFGENAQGKTNLLEALYVLSLGRSFRTTHLTEAIFFGSSHFFLEMTFEKDGFCHTLSTYVDKQGKKILCDHSPIKTLSQLIGMVPIVLFSSKDRSLISGAPADRRLFLNLLLSQCDPQYKHTLSYYHRALLQRNTLLKTKQTSTLSVWDEQLATLGAYLTVSRYFCCEQLNQLVQELWSNSLSEQLRIKFKSSLIKQGNLSQEAIIEELRKQLTTALHRDLELGTTSVGPHREDFTLMINDLSVAQFSSEGQKHSLLAILRLAECLYIKNIYNACPLFCMDDIHAGLDNHRISQLLDLAPTLGQTLMTSTNIPHQSLSETSKIFSVNQAQISIHSHLIVN; translated from the coding sequence ATGAAGATTCTTTCCCTGCGTCTTAAAAATTTTAGAAATTATAAAGAAGCTGAAGTTTCTTTATCTCCGGATATGAACTACATTTTTGGAGAAAATGCCCAGGGAAAAACAAATCTTCTTGAGGCCCTCTATGTTCTATCTTTAGGTAGGTCTTTTCGTACTACACATCTCACAGAGGCTATTTTTTTTGGGTCTTCTCATTTCTTTTTGGAGATGACCTTTGAAAAAGACGGGTTTTGTCATACACTATCTACCTACGTAGATAAGCAGGGGAAAAAAATTCTTTGTGATCACTCCCCTATAAAAACCCTATCGCAATTGATAGGTATGGTGCCTATCGTTCTATTTTCTTCCAAAGATCGTTCTTTAATTTCTGGAGCTCCTGCAGATCGCAGGCTATTTCTTAATCTACTTCTATCTCAATGCGATCCTCAATATAAACACACATTGTCTTATTATCACCGAGCGTTATTACAAAGAAATACCCTACTTAAAACTAAACAGACGTCTACGTTATCGGTTTGGGATGAACAACTTGCCACTCTAGGTGCTTATCTCACAGTAAGCCGGTATTTTTGCTGCGAACAATTAAATCAATTAGTTCAAGAATTATGGAGTAATTCTTTATCAGAACAACTACGCATTAAATTTAAAAGCTCACTAATTAAACAAGGGAATCTTTCCCAAGAAGCTATTATTGAAGAACTTCGTAAACAGCTAACAACAGCACTACATCGTGATTTAGAATTAGGGACAACATCCGTAGGCCCCCATCGTGAGGACTTTACTTTAATGATTAATGACCTTTCTGTAGCACAATTTTCTAGTGAAGGTCAAAAACACAGTTTGCTTGCCATCCTTAGACTCGCAGAATGTCTTTATATAAAAAACATCTATAACGCATGTCCCTTATTCTGTATGGATGACATTCATGCGGGATTGGACAATCATAGAATCTCACAACTACTCGACCTTGCTCCTACTCTAGGGCAAACTTTAATGACCTCTACAAACATCCCTCATCAATCATTATCTGAAACTAGTAAGATCTTTTCAGTTAATCAAGCTCAAATATCAATTCATTCACATTTAATTGTTAATTAG
- the dnaN gene encoding DNA polymerase III subunit beta gives MKFVVSRNEVGNLIKKIQSVVPQNTPIPVLTHVLIETCNDELVFTATDLTVSTRCVAQAKVYESGAISIPSKRFFQLVKELTEANLEISATTGEMAKITSGSSCFRLLSMGKEDFPMLPDIQNAIRFTLPAEQLREMLQRTSFAVSREESRYVLTGVLLTIANGIVTVVGTDGKRLAKTDTEISLDKSFIGDYIVPIKAVEEIIKLCSEDSEATIFLDQAKIAVECGNTLLITKLLSGEFPDFSPVISTESSVQLDLHREELITLLKQVALFTNESSHSVKFTFTPGELTLTANCTKVGEGKVSMAVNYSGELLEIAFNPFFFLDILKHSKDELVRLGISDSYNPGIITDSTRSLFVIMPMRLHDD, from the coding sequence ATGAAGTTCGTCGTATCCCGAAATGAGGTAGGAAATCTTATAAAAAAAATCCAGAGCGTTGTTCCTCAAAATACTCCTATCCCTGTGCTCACTCATGTCCTTATCGAAACATGTAATGATGAGCTCGTCTTTACAGCTACCGACCTCACTGTAAGCACCCGATGCGTAGCTCAGGCAAAAGTATATGAATCTGGAGCCATTTCCATCCCTTCAAAAAGATTTTTTCAACTCGTGAAGGAATTAACAGAGGCGAATCTTGAAATCTCCGCAACTACTGGAGAAATGGCGAAGATCACCTCAGGATCTTCTTGTTTCCGTCTACTTAGCATGGGAAAAGAAGACTTTCCTATGCTCCCTGACATCCAAAACGCTATAAGATTTACTCTCCCTGCTGAGCAACTCAGAGAGATGTTGCAGCGCACATCATTTGCTGTTTCTCGAGAAGAAAGTCGCTATGTTCTTACAGGAGTTTTATTAACAATTGCCAATGGTATTGTTACTGTAGTAGGTACAGATGGGAAACGCTTAGCAAAGACGGATACAGAAATCTCCTTAGATAAAAGCTTTATCGGCGATTATATTGTTCCTATTAAAGCTGTTGAAGAAATTATTAAGCTATGTTCCGAAGATTCTGAAGCTACAATCTTCTTAGATCAGGCAAAAATTGCTGTAGAATGTGGCAATACATTATTAATTACTAAATTACTTTCTGGGGAATTCCCCGACTTTTCTCCAGTAATCTCTACAGAAAGTAGTGTGCAATTAGATCTTCACAGAGAAGAGTTAATTACCTTGTTAAAACAGGTAGCATTATTCACTAATGAATCTTCGCATTCCGTGAAGTTTACCTTTACTCCCGGAGAGCTCACCCTAACAGCAAACTGTACAAAAGTTGGTGAAGGGAAGGTCAGTATGGCAGTAAACTACTCTGGAGAATTATTAGAAATTGCCTTCAATCCTTTCTTCTTCCTTGATATCTTAAAGCATAGTAAAGACGAGTTAGTTCGCTTAGGCATTTCAGATTCCTATAATCCTGGAATCATTACCGATTCTACTCGTAGCCTATTCGTTATTATGCCAATGAGATTGCATGATGATTAA
- the smpB gene encoding SsrA-binding protein SmpB — protein sequence MSSKEIVSNRKALRNYEVLDTLEAGVVLTGTEIKSLRDHGGNLGDAYVAISKGEAWLLNASIAPYRFGNIYNHEERRKRKLLLHRYEIRKLEGRVAQKGITIIPLGMFLSRGYVKIRLGCCRGKKAHDKRQTIIAREKQREVESAMKRYR from the coding sequence ATGTCCAGTAAGGAAATTGTTTCTAACCGCAAAGCCTTACGCAATTACGAGGTTTTGGATACTTTAGAAGCCGGAGTCGTGCTTACCGGGACCGAGATAAAATCGCTACGTGATCATGGAGGGAACCTTGGTGATGCTTACGTGGCTATTTCTAAAGGCGAGGCGTGGTTATTGAACGCCAGCATTGCTCCCTATCGTTTTGGTAATATTTATAATCATGAAGAACGAAGAAAGCGCAAGCTTCTTCTTCATAGATATGAGATTCGAAAATTAGAGGGGAGAGTAGCTCAAAAGGGTATAACAATTATTCCTCTAGGGATGTTCCTTTCTCGCGGCTATGTAAAAATTCGTCTTGGCTGCTGTCGTGGAAAGAAAGCTCATGATAAGCGACAAACGATCATAGCAAGAGAGAAGCAACGGGAAGTGGAATCTGCTATGAAGCGTTATCGTTGA
- a CDS encoding FAD:protein FMN transferase — translation MGKLQKILILIFFSWILYGCSTPKLTTLEGEKMTMPYRIVIGKYLSHEESEQLKKEIEAVFHVIDTVYNNWNRESEISKINHAAAGVAIPLSKELCDFLKQVDSFYRISKGRFDPTLGPLKTLWLLHLKQHSLPNEHVWKSYYENSGWKHIDLDVTNQTLTKKHSDVQLDLCGAVKGFAVDCLLETCQHFCVDSYAEWGGEIKISGRHPSGRPWRIASSATPEIIELKNTAVATSGNYYQQWSVNGKIYTHILDPHTGKPLEQHEYPIISAMVIHPSCAFADAMATVLMTFSTKTEALAWAKENHIEAFINDNAS, via the coding sequence ATGGGAAAGTTACAAAAAATCCTCATCTTAATTTTCTTCTCCTGGATTCTCTATGGATGTAGCACTCCAAAGCTCACGACTTTGGAGGGAGAAAAAATGACAATGCCTTACCGCATTGTCATAGGGAAATATCTGTCACACGAAGAAAGCGAACAGCTAAAAAAAGAAATCGAAGCAGTATTTCATGTCATTGACACGGTCTATAATAATTGGAATAGAGAATCAGAAATCTCAAAAATCAATCACGCAGCTGCAGGGGTAGCTATTCCTCTATCTAAAGAATTATGTGATTTCTTAAAGCAAGTAGACAGTTTTTATCGTATATCTAAGGGAAGATTCGATCCTACTTTAGGACCGTTAAAAACTCTTTGGTTATTACATCTTAAACAACATTCGCTTCCTAATGAACACGTATGGAAATCTTATTACGAAAATTCAGGATGGAAACATATTGATCTTGATGTAACAAATCAAACACTTACCAAAAAACATTCTGATGTACAACTCGACCTTTGTGGTGCGGTAAAAGGATTCGCTGTTGATTGCTTACTAGAAACTTGTCAGCACTTTTGTGTTGATAGCTATGCAGAATGGGGAGGAGAAATTAAAATCTCAGGACGTCATCCCTCAGGAAGGCCATGGCGTATTGCTTCCTCAGCGACCCCCGAAATTATAGAACTCAAAAATACTGCGGTTGCTACAAGTGGAAACTACTACCAACAATGGTCTGTAAATGGGAAAATCTATACCCATATCTTAGATCCTCATACAGGAAAGCCCTTAGAACAGCACGAGTACCCGATTATATCGGCAATGGTTATTCACCCGAGTTGCGCTTTTGCTGATGCGATGGCTACGGTACTCATGACCTTTTCAACAAAAACAGAGGCTTTGGCCTGGGCAAAAGAAAATCACATTGAAGCTTTTATCAACGATAACGCTTCATAG
- the folD gene encoding bifunctional methylenetetrahydrofolate dehydrogenase/methenyltetrahydrofolate cyclohydrolase FolD: protein MLLKGAPVAERVLNKIKQEISNSSTRPGLAVVLIGNDPASEVYVGMKVKKATDLGMVSKAHRLSSDATLTDILKLIDRLNNDPMIHGILVQIPLPKHLDANAVIQAISPEKDVDGLHPINMGKLLLGQLGGFAPCTPAGIIELLHYYEIPLHGRHVAVVGRSNIVGKPLAAMLMQKHPSTNATVTLLHSQSENLTEILKTADIIIAAVGVPLFIKETMISSHAIVVDVGTSRVAANNDKGYTLVGDVDFNNVVAKCKAVSPVPGGVGPMTVAMLMKNTWESYKKSSS from the coding sequence ATGTTATTAAAAGGAGCCCCCGTTGCCGAACGGGTCTTAAATAAAATCAAACAGGAAATCTCTAATAGCTCAACACGTCCAGGTCTTGCAGTAGTGCTCATCGGTAATGATCCGGCATCTGAAGTTTACGTCGGTATGAAGGTAAAAAAAGCTACAGATCTCGGCATGGTCTCCAAAGCTCATAGGTTATCTTCTGACGCTACGCTTACTGATATCCTTAAACTTATTGACAGACTCAATAATGATCCGATGATCCATGGGATTTTAGTACAAATCCCCCTACCAAAGCATTTAGATGCCAATGCTGTAATTCAAGCGATCTCTCCAGAAAAAGATGTCGATGGTCTTCACCCCATTAATATGGGAAAGCTTCTCTTAGGACAGCTGGGAGGTTTTGCTCCCTGCACACCTGCAGGGATTATAGAGTTATTGCATTACTATGAAATTCCTCTTCATGGACGTCATGTTGCAGTTGTGGGAAGAAGCAATATTGTCGGCAAGCCTTTGGCGGCTATGTTGATGCAAAAACATCCTTCAACGAATGCTACAGTCACCCTACTTCATAGCCAATCAGAAAACCTTACGGAGATTTTAAAAACAGCGGATATTATCATTGCTGCTGTTGGCGTTCCTTTATTTATTAAAGAAACTATGATCTCTTCTCACGCTATTGTTGTTGATGTCGGGACATCACGAGTCGCTGCAAATAATGACAAAGGGTATACGTTAGTTGGCGATGTAGATTTCAATAATGTCGTTGCCAAATGCAAAGCCGTTTCCCCAGTCCCTGGAGGCGTAGGGCCTATGACTGTGGCCATGCTGATGAAAAATACATGGGAAAGTTACAAAAAATCCTCATCTTAA
- the mreD gene encoding rod shape-determining protein MreD gives MDRLVSFQCLVLSVLSFFILPQYSPNLCPIFFSPYLVANFYRLQKRELLVHALIIGLFCDIGSSYLFGIHSFLYIATSALLYKMHKIFLKDKWLSLPLINSIFALVFSYFSYPTLAFFNHKINWSLHSLFLDAKHAFTIDFIYSGIIYLLPCTITQGIRKMRGFLRSRSCY, from the coding sequence ATGGACCGGTTAGTATCTTTTCAGTGCCTTGTTCTCTCTGTATTGAGTTTCTTTATCCTCCCTCAATACTCCCCTAATCTCTGTCCTATTTTCTTTTCCCCTTATCTCGTCGCTAACTTTTATAGATTACAAAAACGAGAGCTGTTGGTTCATGCGCTCATCATAGGTCTGTTTTGCGATATAGGCTCTTCGTATCTCTTTGGAATTCATTCGTTTCTGTATATCGCAACGTCGGCGCTTCTCTATAAAATGCATAAAATTTTTCTTAAGGATAAGTGGTTATCGCTCCCCCTCATTAATTCTATATTTGCCCTAGTATTTTCTTATTTTTCCTATCCAACGCTAGCCTTCTTTAACCATAAAATTAATTGGAGCCTACATTCCCTATTCCTGGATGCAAAACATGCTTTTACTATCGACTTCATCTATAGCGGAATAATTTACCTACTCCCTTGTACAATAACTCAAGGAATCCGTAAGATGAGAGGCTTCTTAAGGAGTCGTTCATGTTATTAA
- the ltuB gene encoding late transcription unit protein LtuB — translation MSGTKKKRSKRDLSRVIQKKTEQLLNKPKKLQGKKSKLFISKDQKQLRHRAEEYDNLVRSLLARKDQDTNRVLIFNYQDGFVFTDMNNFGKYSIKL, via the coding sequence ATGAGCGGGACAAAGAAGAAAAGAAGTAAACGGGATTTGTCTCGGGTGATTCAGAAGAAGACAGAACAGCTTCTGAACAAGCCTAAAAAATTACAAGGAAAGAAGTCTAAGTTATTTATTTCTAAAGATCAAAAGCAGCTTCGCCATCGTGCCGAGGAGTATGATAATTTAGTACGTTCCCTATTAGCTAGGAAAGATCAGGATACGAATCGTGTTTTAATTTTTAATTATCAGGACGGTTTTGTTTTCACTGATATGAATAATTTCGGAAAGTATTCCATAAAGCTATAG
- a CDS encoding phospholipase D-like domain-containing protein translates to MKKKTKSKLKILLTIGSLLFFGLLTKSQAPDTFQTFTASQEPVIYSKQCGDDTLKVLCDAIDSAQTSIFLRIYRLSAPEIFTSLANQARAKRNVAIHYEKIAKIKEFPKNRHVTLVEHPAEGRKLMHQKALAIDDKHAWLGSANYTHTSFLQDSNLIIGLKSKELCRYIKDESCGQCVIHGQNAQYFSLPGDQGKALSAVLRTLRTAQKTIRLAMFALTYPPVFRELNEAKKRGVDVKILIDKDFKKLSIKQIQALKDSNLSLHTKTTRYRLHHKFAVVDQKILIAGSVNWSEAGFCINSEDMLILDNLTDKQLKKLDKIWKDLEKQSSLTYPVSDGDEKVIQLPEEKCAA, encoded by the coding sequence CATTTCAAACCTTTACTGCTTCGCAAGAGCCTGTAATTTATTCCAAGCAGTGTGGGGATGACACTCTTAAGGTGCTTTGCGATGCTATAGACTCTGCCCAGACAAGCATATTTCTTCGTATTTATCGTCTGAGCGCTCCTGAGATTTTTACAAGCCTCGCCAATCAAGCTAGGGCAAAACGTAATGTTGCGATTCATTATGAAAAGATAGCAAAGATTAAGGAGTTCCCCAAAAACAGGCATGTGACTTTAGTTGAGCATCCTGCAGAGGGAAGAAAGCTAATGCATCAAAAAGCACTAGCAATAGATGACAAACATGCTTGGCTAGGATCAGCAAACTATACACATACTTCCTTTCTTCAAGATAGCAACTTGATCATTGGTTTAAAAAGTAAGGAACTTTGTCGCTACATTAAGGATGAATCTTGTGGGCAATGTGTGATTCATGGCCAAAATGCACAATATTTTTCTCTACCTGGGGACCAAGGAAAGGCTTTATCAGCGGTATTGCGGACATTGAGAACAGCGCAAAAAACCATCCGTTTGGCTATGTTTGCCTTAACCTATCCTCCAGTATTTCGTGAGCTTAATGAAGCAAAAAAACGTGGTGTAGATGTAAAAATCCTGATTGATAAAGATTTTAAGAAATTATCGATAAAGCAGATTCAAGCTTTAAAAGATTCTAATCTCTCACTACACACAAAAACAACACGTTATCGTCTACATCATAAATTTGCTGTTGTAGATCAAAAAATTCTCATTGCGGGGTCTGTAAACTGGTCAGAAGCTGGTTTTTGCATAAATTCAGAAGACATGCTTATCCTAGATAATCTTACAGACAAGCAGCTAAAGAAATTGGACAAAATCTGGAAAGATTTAGAGAAACAAAGTTCCCTAACCTATCCAGTTAGTGATGGAGATGAAAAGGTCATTCAGCTGCCTGAAGAAAAATGCGCTGCTTAA